One Malaclemys terrapin pileata isolate rMalTer1 chromosome 7, rMalTer1.hap1, whole genome shotgun sequence genomic region harbors:
- the SF1 gene encoding splicing factor 1 isoform X2 produces the protein MAATGANATPLGKLHPPPPPGKPGYPMPPPGPPGLVLPGPPPPPPPGPGQAQAALLGPMAAAAYPFAALPPPPPPPPPPPPPPQPQPPPQQPQPPPPPPPPPPPQQQQPPPQAGGPQPPPQYGQYRYPSPPPPPQGHEQQQPPPPQQQQDENGPGGGSNHDFPNKKRKRSRWNQDTMEQKTVIPGMPTVIPPGLTREQERAYIVQLQIEDLTRKLRTGDLGIPPNPEDRSPSPEPIYNSEGKRLNTREFRTRKKLEEERHNLITEMVALNPDFKPPADYKPPATRVSDKVMIPQDEYPEINFVGLLIGPRGNTLKNIEKECNAKIMIRGKGSVKEGKVGRKDGQMLPGEDEPLHALVTANTMENVKKAVEQIRNILKQGIETPEDQNDLRKMQLRELARLNGTLREDDNRILRPWQSAETRSITNTTVCTKCGGAGHIASDCKFSRPGDPQSAQDKARMDKEYLSLMAELGEAPVPASVGSSSGPTNTPLSSGPRPSGPGNNPPPPNRPPWMNSGPSDNRPYHGMHGGPGGPGGPHNFHHPMPNMGGHGGHPMQHNPNGPPPWMQPHHPPMNQGPHPPGHPGPHHMDQYLGNTPVGSGVYRLHQGKGMMPPPMGMMAPPPPPPSGQPPPPPSGPLPPWQQQQQPPPPPPSNSMASSTPLPWQQSEYDDHHHHERWHRVHPAMAAAGGCGGGFYGGPADARQPLHGPFASRGPASAAARGPASSAAAAAWLRGHDVRPAPSPAPHGPF, from the exons ATGGCGGCGACTGGAGCCAACGCCACGCCGCTAGGGAagctccatccacccccaccgcCGGGGAAACCGGGCTACCCGATGCCTCCGCCGGGTCCCCCAGGACTGGTCCTTCCAGggcccccacctccaccacccccaGGCCCGGGCCAGGCCCAAGCAGCTCTGCTGGGCCCTATGGCGGCTGCTGCGTACCCCTTCGccgcgctgccgccgccgcctcctccgccacctccgccccctccgccgccccagcctcagcccccgccgcagcagccgcagcccccaccgcccccacccccgcctcctcCTCCGCAGCAGCAACAGCCGCCGCCTCAGGCCGGGGGGCCTCAGCCCCCACCTCAGTACGGACAATACCGGTATCCgtccccgccgccgcccccgcaGGGCcacgagcagcagcagccgccgccgccgcaaCAACAGCAGGATGAGAAcggcccgggagggggcagtaaTCACG ATTTCCCTAATAAGAAGCGGAAGAGAAGCAGATGGAACCAAGACACCATGGAGCAGAAGACTGTCATCCCAGGAATGCCCACTGTTATCCCTCCTGGACTCACTCGTGAGCAAGAGAGAGCTTATATAG TGCAACTGCAGATTGAAGACCTGACTCGTAAACTGCGCACAGGAGACCTGGGCATCCCCCCTAACCCAGAGGACAG gtccccttcccctgagcccatTTACAATAGCGAGGGGAAGCGCCTGAATACCCGTGAGTTCCGCACCCGCAAGAAACTGGAGGAGGAGAGGCATAACCTCATCACAGAGATGGTGGCCCTCAACCCGGACTTCAAGCCACCAGCTGATTACAA gcctCCAGCGACCCGAGTGAGCGATAAGGTGATGATCCCACAGGATGAATATCCTGAGATTAACTTTGTGGGGCTTCTGATTGGACCCAG AGGTAATACACTGAAGAATATTGAGAAGGAATGCAATGCCAAGATCATGATCCGGGGGAAGGGGTCGGTGAAGGAAGGGAAGGTGGGCCGAAAAGATGGCCAGATGCTACCTGGAGAAGATGAGCCTCTTCATGCTCTGGTCACTGCCAACACCATGGAGAATGTGAAGAAGGCTGTGGAACAG ATCCGAAATATTCTGAAGCAAGGCATTGAAACACCAGAAGACCAGAATGACTTGCGGAAGATGCAGCTGCGTGAGCTGGCCCGGCTTAATGGGACGCTGCGGGAAGATGACAACAG GATCCTGCGGCCATGGCAAAGTGCGGAGACCCGCAGCATCACCAACACCACTGTGTGTACCAAATGTGGAGGAGCTGGACACATTGCCTCTGACTGCAAGTTCTCTAG ACCTGGCGACCCTCAATCTGCTCAGGACAAAGCCCGCATGGACAAAGAATACCTGTCCctgatggcagagctgggagaagctccagtcccagcatctgtgGGATCTTCCTCTGGCCCCACCAATACACCTCTGTCAAGCGGGCCCAGACCTTCGGGACCAGGAAACAACCCGCCTCCTCCT AACCGTCCTCCGTGGATGAACTCCGGCCCCTCTGATAACCGGCCCTACCATGGGATGCATGGAGGACCTGGGGGTCCAGGTGGGCCTCACAACTTCCACCACCCCATGCCCAACATGGGTGGGCATGGTGGCCATCCAATGCAGCACAATCCCAATGGCCCACCACCCTGGATGCAGCCACATCATCCACCCATGAACCAGGGGCCACATCCTCCAGGTCACCCGGGCCCCCACCACATGG ATCAGTACCTGGGAAATACGCCTGTGGGCTCTGGGGTCTATCGCCTGCATCAAGGAAAAG GTATGATGCCGCCGCCGATGGGTATGATGGCCCCGCCGCCCCCTCCGCCCAGTGGTCAGCCTCCCCCGCCTCCCTCTGGTCCTCTCcccccatggcagcagcagcagcagcctccgcCGCCACCTCCCAGCAACAGTATGGCGTCCAGTACTCCCTTGCCATGGCAGCAAAGTGA ATACGacgaccaccaccaccacgagcGCTGGCACCGGGTCCATCCcgccatggcagcagcagggggctgcggtGGCGGCTTCTACGGGGGCCCCGCAGATGCAAGGCAACCCCTCCATGGTCCCTTTGCCTCCAGGGGTCCAGCCTCCGCTGCCGCCCGGGGCCCCGCctcctccgccgccgccgccgcctggcTCCGCGGGCATGATgtacgccccgccccctcccccgccccccatggacCCTTCTAA
- the SF1 gene encoding splicing factor 1 isoform X6: MAATGANATPLGKLHPPPPPGKPGYPMPPPGPPGLVLPGPPPPPPPGPGQAQAALLGPMAAAAYPFAALPPPPPPPPPPPPPPQPQPPPQQPQPPPPPPPPPPPQQQQPPPQAGGPQPPPQYGQYRYPSPPPPPQGHEQQQPPPPQQQQDENGPGGGSNHDFPNKKRKRSRWNQDTMEQKTVIPGMPTVIPPGLTREQERAYIVQLQIEDLTRKLRTGDLGIPPNPEDRSPSPEPIYNSEGKRLNTREFRTRKKLEEERHNLITEMVALNPDFKPPADYKPPATRVSDKVMIPQDEYPEINFVGLLIGPRGNTLKNIEKECNAKIMIRGKGSVKEGKVGRKDGQMLPGEDEPLHALVTANTMENVKKAVEQIRNILKQGIETPEDQNDLRKMQLRELARLNGTLREDDNRILRPWQSAETRSITNTTVCTKCGGAGHIASDCKFSRPGDPQSAQDKARMDKEYLSLMAELGEAPVPASVGSSSGPTNTPLSSGPRPSGPGNNPPPPNRPPWMNSGPSDNRPYHGMHGGPGGPGGPHNFHHPMPNMGGHGGHPMQHNPNGPPPWMQPHHPPMNQGPHPPGHPGPHHMVPGKYACGLWGLSPASRKRYDAAADGYDGPAAPSAQWSASPASLWSSPPMAAAAAASAATSQQQYGVQYSLAMAAK; this comes from the exons ATGGCGGCGACTGGAGCCAACGCCACGCCGCTAGGGAagctccatccacccccaccgcCGGGGAAACCGGGCTACCCGATGCCTCCGCCGGGTCCCCCAGGACTGGTCCTTCCAGggcccccacctccaccacccccaGGCCCGGGCCAGGCCCAAGCAGCTCTGCTGGGCCCTATGGCGGCTGCTGCGTACCCCTTCGccgcgctgccgccgccgcctcctccgccacctccgccccctccgccgccccagcctcagcccccgccgcagcagccgcagcccccaccgcccccacccccgcctcctcCTCCGCAGCAGCAACAGCCGCCGCCTCAGGCCGGGGGGCCTCAGCCCCCACCTCAGTACGGACAATACCGGTATCCgtccccgccgccgcccccgcaGGGCcacgagcagcagcagccgccgccgccgcaaCAACAGCAGGATGAGAAcggcccgggagggggcagtaaTCACG ATTTCCCTAATAAGAAGCGGAAGAGAAGCAGATGGAACCAAGACACCATGGAGCAGAAGACTGTCATCCCAGGAATGCCCACTGTTATCCCTCCTGGACTCACTCGTGAGCAAGAGAGAGCTTATATAG TGCAACTGCAGATTGAAGACCTGACTCGTAAACTGCGCACAGGAGACCTGGGCATCCCCCCTAACCCAGAGGACAG gtccccttcccctgagcccatTTACAATAGCGAGGGGAAGCGCCTGAATACCCGTGAGTTCCGCACCCGCAAGAAACTGGAGGAGGAGAGGCATAACCTCATCACAGAGATGGTGGCCCTCAACCCGGACTTCAAGCCACCAGCTGATTACAA gcctCCAGCGACCCGAGTGAGCGATAAGGTGATGATCCCACAGGATGAATATCCTGAGATTAACTTTGTGGGGCTTCTGATTGGACCCAG AGGTAATACACTGAAGAATATTGAGAAGGAATGCAATGCCAAGATCATGATCCGGGGGAAGGGGTCGGTGAAGGAAGGGAAGGTGGGCCGAAAAGATGGCCAGATGCTACCTGGAGAAGATGAGCCTCTTCATGCTCTGGTCACTGCCAACACCATGGAGAATGTGAAGAAGGCTGTGGAACAG ATCCGAAATATTCTGAAGCAAGGCATTGAAACACCAGAAGACCAGAATGACTTGCGGAAGATGCAGCTGCGTGAGCTGGCCCGGCTTAATGGGACGCTGCGGGAAGATGACAACAG GATCCTGCGGCCATGGCAAAGTGCGGAGACCCGCAGCATCACCAACACCACTGTGTGTACCAAATGTGGAGGAGCTGGACACATTGCCTCTGACTGCAAGTTCTCTAG ACCTGGCGACCCTCAATCTGCTCAGGACAAAGCCCGCATGGACAAAGAATACCTGTCCctgatggcagagctgggagaagctccagtcccagcatctgtgGGATCTTCCTCTGGCCCCACCAATACACCTCTGTCAAGCGGGCCCAGACCTTCGGGACCAGGAAACAACCCGCCTCCTCCT AACCGTCCTCCGTGGATGAACTCCGGCCCCTCTGATAACCGGCCCTACCATGGGATGCATGGAGGACCTGGGGGTCCAGGTGGGCCTCACAACTTCCACCACCCCATGCCCAACATGGGTGGGCATGGTGGCCATCCAATGCAGCACAATCCCAATGGCCCACCACCCTGGATGCAGCCACATCATCCACCCATGAACCAGGGGCCACATCCTCCAGGTCACCCGGGCCCCCACCACATGG TACCTGGGAAATACGCCTGTGGGCTCTGGGGTCTATCGCCTGCATCAAGGAAAAG GTATGATGCCGCCGCCGATGGGTATGATGGCCCCGCCGCCCCCTCCGCCCAGTGGTCAGCCTCCCCCGCCTCCCTCTGGTCCTCTCcccccatggcagcagcagcagcagcctccgcCGCCACCTCCCAGCAACAGTATGGCGTCCAGTACTCCCTTGCCATGGCAGCAAAGTGA